ATCTGCTCACAGCCCTCACTGAATTCCCACCAACCTTAAGCTCAGGAGAGAGACTCCCAGGAAAGAGGAGCCAAGAACACTGCAGCCTCTCAGCACCATGTTGCTTCCTTGAGGTGTCACacccctccccctttttcctcGCCTCCAGCCTACCTGGTGAGCAAAGAACATGTTATTAACGATGTCATCGTCGATCACCGACGTCTCATCCACCAGGGTAGAGACCTTCCGGCGTGACCTGCGCTCCTCAATCCACTTGAACAGGAAGATGAACCCATACACAGGGCTGCAGAGAGAATTCAGCAGCTCTATGGTTTTAAATGGACCACATCACTGGGGTTTCCCTGCCCAGCACCAGAAACCTTCTGTTTCAAACCATGGGCAgagcaaagacagaaagaacGAGCCAAACCACCATCCCTATCCTTCTGGATGTGACTAACCCTGCCACAGGTGTCCCAGCGCCACATTACCCAGGACACTCTCCTGCACTGTGCTCAAACAATCAAACTTGAAAACTTTGGAGACTGACAGACCTTAAGAGTCTCCAtacaaaatggaaatgagaggCGAAATTCACCTCAGGACACTGATCGACCTGCAGAATACTGCCTGGCCACCAAAAGatcctttcttttaaacatatgttttgttcattttcaagGAGTTCAGACAATGGCTTTTAAGAGACAGCCTCAAAGCCATTTCAAAGCactgagacagagagaaagcCCAAGCTGCAAGCACACCAGTTGGCACTGCACCTCTCCAtggagaaagggagatgaaTCCCTTGAAGCCTGTCCCCCACCTGGCCCACAAGGTCCTCCTCAAGGCATGAGATAGCCCACCTGCCCCAAACCTGACAAAGCACTCTTGGTTCACCACTTTCAAAGCTGACTGGCAAGCTCCCACAGGCCCTTCTGAATGCCTGGCAATGAGTTCCTGGGCCCACAGACACATTCTGAGTAATAAAACTGATGCTTTCACGCCTGTGACTTACCCTTGGCATTTGCTCTGCAGATCATAAATCTCTTCAACCTGCACGCCCTTGACCCCTGCAAACAAAAGGGCAGAGGCTGGTGTAAAGCCTAGCAGAAACGACAACTCCCGAAGAAAGACATCTCTCACCAGGAAGGTTTCTTGTACTCACCAAAATCTTCAACCAGGAGTGTGAAAAGAcctaaaatgaacaaaaccaataCATTACTTCTgtctgaagaaagcagagaggaacccTGCTCCCACCAGGTCCCAGAGGTCCCACATGTTCCCAGGCCACGGTGCACCCAGATCATGATGACCCCTCAGCAGCAAAGCTCTTGAAATCTTGGCTCACTATAGAGGTGGCAgactcccttcttccctccatccccactcatcatcctcttcctcaAGAGGACGTGAACCAGGTCCACCAGGTCCACCTTCCGCGTCCTGACCCACTGCAAATGACCTGCCAAGAAGCAAATCTCCACCATGAAGAGGAGGGAGCACCTAAACAACACACACGCTTCTGACTGGAAGGAAATGCAGCTGAACAGATCACAGGGTATTTCAAAAGAAGATAATTTATATTCTTGTTAGGGAAAGACaagacagcaaaaggaaaagcagctcacAGCAACAGGGCTGTGAGGAAAACCAAGAGATGAatgccttttcttcatttccctctctcctgggGAACCAAATCCAAGAATCTGTCTCCAAAATTCTCGTTACAGGGGGACATAACCAGGGATTACAGGCACAACAGCAAAGAGACTGAAGGTTTATTACACCTCTGCAACCGAGTAGCAGCTTCCGTTAGGATGCTGAAGCAAAGGCAGTCAGCCCAATTTTCAGGCAATGCCTCTGCAAGCAGAGTTAGTGAGCTCGAGACCAGAATAATAAGTCTGCTTCTTTCATTCCCATGTAAAAGCTGCTGAAAGCCTGGGAGGAAGTACAAGGAATATAAATAAGAAGGATTCATCCCCCAGGAACATCTATGTAAGCAAAGGATTTAAGGAACCTAATGTAAGTGGCTCAGTCAAGAAAGGCAGAGCCCAAGTGGCTTCCGCACCAAAGTTAAAATGACTAAAACAGGGAGGAAATTTCTGGAAGCAAAACAACTTTGTTAATTTAGCAGAAAACATCTTATTTCTTACAAAACTGTCAGTGGGAAGAAAAACGCTATGGAAATAACATGTTTCCATCCAGTGACAGCCTCCTCACCACCCACCGCTGCTACTCCAAACCCTGGCATCTTTCTGACAGAGATGGCTTTCCTCAAAGTACTCAGCACCATGGACGGCGATGTCAACATCAACAGAGACCTCAGGCAGCGCCGCAGCCTCGCTGCCTTCTTGTCAGCAGCCCCCGAAAGGGCAAGCTGTCCTTGCAGAGcatggaattatagaatggtttgggttggaagggaccataaagcccTCTTCAGCACCTTCCTGGACTCCCTGGGGGTGACGGTTTGATCCACTCATTCAGCAGCAAAGCCATGGCAGGATGTGACAGCCACAGGAAGCAGATACCACCCTCACGTGCTCCCAAGTGACACAGGCTGTTCAATTGCCCTCAAAACTCTGGAGCAATCACCAGTCAGAGCTGTTCTTGTTGGAAGGGGTGCTCTCTATGCACTCCTCTCCCTGGatttcagtaatatttctgtgtgtttttgaaAACAACAGGAATGCTTCATGCTACACCCGCGtggcatttgtttttcatgGAGATCCCTGGGTTTATAGCTCACACGCAGCGCAGTGTCTGGGGTACCTCATACAGTGCTACCAGAGACCAGGCGCCATCCTGAGCCTTCACAATGCTCCTGCAACCCCGTTCACCCTATCCCACCCCTACACCCAGCCTCCCAATGTCCCCTTTTCCACATGCGCTGCACACCCACGGCCTCTCCCTAACCCCAACGGGCTATGTCCCACACACCACAACCCATACAGCCCCCTCTCCTGCAGGCCACACATTACTCCTGCCCCACACACCCCTACACCCTCACCGGTGCTCTCAGCCCTCCGCCTGTGCCCCAGACACCCCTTTACTGGGTACCCCTCTCTCAACGCCTCACCCCAAGCCCTACTCCCACCCTAAACACGGGTGGGAGCATCCCTCCCTCTAGGCCTGCACCCCGCAACCTTGTGTATGCACTCCAAGCCTCCCACCCCTAAATTTCACCATCACCCCTGGCCTGCACGCCCTGAGCCCCCCAGGCTCTCGGTCTGCTCCTCTGAGTCCTCAAACTCTTTCCTGCTCCTGTGAACCCCCCTAGTCTGCCCTCATGACCACCCCTGGCCTGCCTCTCAGAGCCTTCCACCCTCCTGAGGCCCCAGCCTGTCACTCAGAGCCTCCCAGGTCCCCCAGCCCCCCGACTGTCCCTCAGAGCTCCACAGCCCCTGGCCCTCCTGAGCCCCCCGATCCCCCAGGCGTAGTCCCCGAGGTCCCCGGCCTCTCAAGGCCTTCCAGCATCCTAGGCTGCTCTCCTGAGCTCCCCTAACCTCATCCTGCTCCTCAGAGCCTCCCACCCAGCTCTCCTGATCCCCCACAACTCCCAAGTCCCTGGCCAGTCCCTCACAGCCTCTTACCTTGCCCTCTTGAGCGCCCTCGATTCACTAGCCCGGCCCTCACGGCCCGTCAGGCCCCGGCCTCCCCGATCTCCCAGCCCCTTCCACCTCCCCAGCGCAGGCCTGGCCTCCACCCCGTCTCCCGGAGCTGCCCCTGGCTCACCAGGATCGCTCTCGAGCTCCAGCCAGCCCTTATTCATCTTCCCGCGGGCCTGGCCCCGCCGCCATGtccggccccgccgcccgccccgaCTGCGGGCCCCGCCGCCCTCCCCAGAGCATTATCACCGCGCGACGCCTCGTGACGTCATCGCACCGCGCCGAGACCCGCCGCCACCGCCCTGCCAGCCGGCTAGGTGCGTCATCTCCATGCGCGCTATCAAGTGACGTCATCGCGCCGCGCCAGAGCGGGGCCGGGGGGTGGTGCCAAAATGGTCCCGAGGGGCGTGGAGGTACGGTGGAGGAGCTAAAAAGGTCCCCCCTGCCCTAGGGCTTTGTGCAGTGtatggacaggctggatccatggacaggctggatccttGGGCTGaggggcaggaaggctctgcagagatgtCTGGCCAAGTTGCATCCATGGATggaaggcaggaagggtctgcagagcgatgtggccaggctggatccatgggctgtgACCAACAGTCTGAGGTTCAACCTGACTGAGTATCGGGTCCTGCGCTTTGGCCGCATCAACCCCCTGCAGCACTCCAGACCtggggaggagcagctggaaagctgtccaGTGGGAAAAGGACCATGGGCATGCTGGTCTGTgacagctgaacatgagccagcagtagcCAAGgaggtgtggccagcaggaacagggaagggaTTGGGATCCTGCGCCTGGTGCttgtgaggctgcacctcgaatcctgggttcagttttgggcccctcactacaagaaggagATCGATGGGGTGGAGTGTGTCCAGGGAAGGAGAACGGAGCTGttgaagggactggagcacaagccttatgagaggcggctgagggaactgaggttgtttagcctggagaaaaggaggctgaggggagacctcatcactgtctgcaactctgaaaggaggttgtagtgaggtggatgctggtttcttctcccaagtaacaagtgatgggacaagaggaaatggcctgaagttgcaccaggggaggtttacattGGACATCCTCACCAAAAGAgctcttgggcactggcacagctgcccagggaggtggtggagtcaccattgctggaggtgtttaaaagatgaacagatgaggtgctcaggaatatggttcgttagtggacaggtacggttggactcaatgatctcaaaggtcttttccaaccaagtgattctgtgCACTGGTCTTTGGCCTGGCCCTGTCATAGCGGGCAGGGCTGTCCCATGTTGAGGCGCGTGGGCTCTTGGTGAGGCTGGGGCAGCCGTACCAGCTGTGACCCTTCCAGAAGCGCCTGCTACATCTTGGAGTCTGGAAGGCTCCCAGGGCAAGCAGGCGCCCCTGCGCTACTCTTCCGTAGGAAGTGGGCTAAAAATAGGAGCCGGATCCGTGGCTGTGCCTGTCCCCCACCACGGCTTTGTTCTGTGGCTGTTCCCACGCACGCCCCATCCCCCTGCGCTCCCCTCGCCCTGTTCCTGCTGCCAGCGTCAACACCTGGGCAGGGCACATCCCCCTCGTGCATgaagggctgtgaagatgatgcgagggctggagctcctctgctatgagaacaggctgagagagttgggggttgttcagcctggagaagagaaggctctggggagaccttagagcagcttccagtgctgaaaggggctccaggggaggggctttttccaagggcatggagtgttaggacgagggggaatggctttaaattagaagagagaagattgagattggacataaggaagaaattcttcacactgaggatggagaggcactggcccaggttgcccagggaagctgtggctgccccatccctggagttgttcagggctgggttggatggggcgtggagcaaccggatccagtgggaggcagggagcatggaactgcatgatttttaaggttccttccaacccaaaccaatctctgattctatgattctaagttggGGCAGCAGTACCTGCCCGCCAGCATTGTCTCCTTCCACCCCATGGAATGAGTGAGGACATGTTTTTGTTCACTCAGCCTCTGAAAATCTCCGGGGTCTCAGGTTGCCTCTGTTGGCTGGTTACCACGAGACACAAGCTGGAAGGTGAGCCCTGCAGaatcctgcctgcagccctgccaaaCACCCTCCCACTCCTGCCTTATGGGTATAAGTTGGCCCAGGAGTGCCAGGCTGCAGAGaagtccagtgggaggtatccctgcccatggcaagggggttggaactggatgatcttcaaggtcccttctagcccaaaccattttatgattctatgtacaGAGATTTCCAAGGGGGAAGTCCTTCTGGGGGACTGCTTTCTTCTGGTCTGGTACGGCTGGTGTCGCcttcagcttctgctgcagctccgCTCAGAACCAGGTCCTGCAGTGGCCCCAGGACAACCTCATGCTGCCCCTTCGGAGGCAACGCGGCACAGGCATTGCCTGTGCAAGCACTTCAGAGCCATTAAATCCAGGCCCTGAGGACTCAGACTTCTGTCTCTTATTTCTGGCTTTACACGCAGGTCCCTCCTTGTCTGTGCTTGTTGCTTGTCCTTCTGTGCCCCCCAGGCCTGCGATTAACCAAACCCACGTGTTTGGCTCCAGTCTGACCCATAAATCAGCGGTAccagctctgcttccctccCGGCAGGACATGTCCTGGCTCGCCAGCCCCACCACAGCTCTCCCATCCCAGGAGACAGTCTTGAGTTTGCAGgatgggtgggatggggagctgGAGAAGATGCTCGGGACTGATTTCTGTGGGTGCACCATGGGGCAGGACAGAGCTGCTGGGGGACTTTGCTCTCTTCGAAGGCACTGCAGGGCTCCGCTGCTGCaggacaaacacacacacacacagagggggAGGAGCGATGATATCATGACCTGGCTTTGCGCAAGCTATTTAGGGggtttaattattattattattatttttctttcccgTTCCTCTGCTGCCGAACAATGCCCTTGCCGGCAGGGCCACGGTTCACACCATTGTGTGGGGCTGCCCTGCCTCAGGAAGGGGGAGATCTTTATCACCCCAGGCTGACCCGGTGAGGCTGAGCTCGCGTCGGGTGAGGAAAGCAAGCGAGCACCTTGCTGGCAGCCTGGGACAGTGCTGGCAGCCTGCGGGTGCTCCCCACGCACCTCCAACCCCCTGAGACCCCTGCAGCTGGGGGAAGCCTGGGGTGCTGGTTTAGCTCCACCAAGCTCCCCCaacccagccctgctccaccaagcaCCCAAACCTGGGGTACAGCCCCCCGAAACTGTGCTGGGGCCAACTTCTGCTGCATGTCCTCACTGCCACCCGGGGAACAGTGACCGCGGTGGCATCACTGCCTCTCCCGTGTTTACCCAGGAACGAGTCTAACCTGCCCACAGCcgtttgcttttcctccctgaCCTTGCCCAGCCCTAAAACGGTCATTGTTGGTGGGggacagagaggaagaggggagcTGCACCCAGACATGGGTTGGCTGAGCATGTCCTGGTGCCACAGGGGAGGTTGGAGGGACCTCTGTCCCCCCTGGGGAACAGGACCTGTCTCCAGCTCCTCAGGCACAGTGGATGACAAGGCTCATCCTGGAGGCTTTTTGGGGCGATGGTcagtttttcctcctctgtgaaAGCAGGCATCATCGTTCCCAGGCCCTGTGCTGGCGTGGAAAGAGCTTGGAGCTGtcagctgctccccacagcGCCGCGCTCAGCTTCTTTATTTGCAGAGAAAGCCAGCCAGCAAGCTCCCTAGGATGACGGCACCATGGTGGGACCGCTCATGCCAAGCCCCAACCCACCACAGTGCCGAGCTGAGGGGCTGATGTGTCCCACCACCAGTTCAGAGGCAGCCCTGCAGCCGCTGAGGGCGACGGGGACCTGCCCAGGAGCCAGCCCTGGCGTCTCATCCACTGCATCCAGGAGGATGGTGGGACCAGACTGGCGCCGCTGCAAGCCAGCTGCCAAGACAGGAGTCCCCTGGGGCcaccagcagctcagggagCTGGTCCTCACCCCTGACCACCCCACGTCCATTACCCTGCTCTCTCTAAGTGGCCGCTGCTTGCCGGGGCACGCGGGCTCTCTCACTGTGAGGTTTGGCCGCTCGTTTCTTCTTGCCCACATCCATGCCAACCAGGGCATGCTTGGTCTGGGCCAGCTTGCTCTTacggtggtggtggtggctgccACACCAGAGGCGAGTGCAATACTCCTCCACCCGCCGCAGGTTTTGAGAGCTGACGAGGTGCATGATGTCCTTGAACCAGGTTTTGGGAGCTTGTGGCATCATCCAGGGCTCAGGGCAAGGAGGGCGCTCATCCCCCCGCTCCCGAGGGAAGGTGTGTGCCAGCTGCTTGCTGGTGATCACCTCCAACACCGTCTTGGCCACCGTCTGGGTGAAGCCGTGCTCCAGTGTCTTGCAGTAGTAGACGCCGGCGTCATGGCGGTGCAGCTTGCGGAAGAGCAGCCCTTGCTCCGTCTGCAGGATCCGCTCATCCGTCTTTACCTGCTGGCCACCACAAGGTTGAGAGGGGGGCCAGGTTCATCCCTACATCCCTCCCGTGTCCTCGGCGCAGGGATGTCCTCACCTCATCCCGCTGCTCATCGGGGGGCCTCTGGACGAACCACTGCACGCTGGCCTGCGGGGACCGGGGGGTGCACTCCAGGAAGGTGCTGTTGTCCTCAGCTCCATAAAGCACCTTCTGCTCAACGTTCTCAAAATCATCCACTGAGGCAAAGACAGACACGGGCTGACAGGGAGGGCACAGCCAGGCTTCCATGTACCCAGGCATCAGCACCTCGGGGCCACCTCGTGGCTTCAgtccctttctccccctctccccggGGACAGATCCCAGCCCTAGCAgcaaccacctcctcttggggCAACCCTCAGTCTACGAGACAGGGAGATGAGTGTCCTCCAGCCCACCCGGGATGGCTGCAAGTCTCTCTGTGTGCAGAGGGACATGGATACCAGGACACCTCTGGGCACCTGGATGAGTCCCCCAGCCCTGTAAGCCTTCCCCCCGGTCTCTCTCACCAGTCAGGTTCTGGTCCAGACACTGGTGCACAGGGTTGCCATGGTGGACATCCTGGCGGCGAGAGCGGCGCTTGCCAGAGGGCTGGTAGCGGGTGCAGGCAGTGCCATCCCAGGCACAGTAGGGATCCCTGGCCAGGCAGCACTCGGCACAAGCCTTGCCATAGGTCTCACACCGGTGCAGCCGGACCTGAGCCACCCCCACGCTGGAGCCCACGTAGAGCATTTGCTGAGGGAACAGCATCAAGAAGGTGATGCAGGCACAGCACCTGGGGTCCCCAGCTGGGACACCCAGCAAACACCACGGGGCTTTGAGAGGCTGGGGACAACAGCTCAGTCCCTCCTGGTCACTtgccctgtccccagccccatggccaAGCCGTGTCCATACTCACACGCTTGACGGAGATCTCCATCTGGGTGATGGGCACaggcacctgcagggagggtgAGCAGGCGTGAGGATGGTGAACTTCACCATGGAGGGCCTGGCTTGTTCAGAGACATCAGAGTTTTGGGGCCACTGGGAATGTTTTTGGGGACAGTGAAAACATCCATAGCCTCCCTCTGCCCTCAGacctcccagtgcccagcaGCTTAGTGACAGCCCTGAGCCTCCATCCCCACGTGTCCCCAACCTGAGACCACCTCGCTGCCCCTGTCCCTTGCATGCAGGGCAGCAAACGGCACCTTAAAAACCTGCATCTCCTCCAGGACAACTTCCTCAGCCATGGCCGAGCTTGTCTTCTGCAGGACCACCACCTTCAGCACAGAGCCAGCATCTGCAGGAAGGAGTAGGATGGAGTTGTGAGCACCCTGCCATTGTGCACCCCAGCAGCGTGACCACAGGTAGCCCCAGCACCAGAGCTCcttcagagaatcacagaatggtttgggttggaagggaccttaaagcccctccagttccaatcccctcccactggatcaggggctccaagccccatccagcctggccttgaacacctccagggatggggcagccaccactgctctgagcaacaggaaaacatttcttccgaagatctcatcccaatctaccctctttcagcttaaaacaattccccctcatcctatccctgtactccctgatcaagaaaccctccgcagcttccctggagcccctttcagcactggaagctgctctaaggtctccccagagccttcttttctccaggctgaacaaccccaactcagcctgtcctcatacgggaggtgctccacctcttggatcatcttcatggcctcctctggactcaccaacagatccgtgtccttcctgcaCACCACCCCTGCTGCTCACCTGTCCCAAGGAAGAGGACATCATGCTGCCCATCCTCAGCCTCCACTCGGTCCACCACCAGCTGGCGCAGGCGGTAGGGCAGGTCGGTCTTCACTAGGAGGGGCCGGCGGTGCCAAGGGTACACGGGCTTGTACATGAGGGGGTGAGCGCGGGCGAAGTGCAGCACCTCATCGGGGAAGTCCTTGGTGGTGCCATACTGCCGCCGTGGCTGGTTGGTGGTCTTGCTGGGGCACTGTGGGGATGAGGTGGGACCAGCTCAGCTTGGCTGCTTCAGCACTCATCCATCCTTCCCCCTCCATCACTCTGCAGAGCTGATTTGGGTCCCTCCCTGCCTTCCAATTTGGGATCCATCTTCTCCACCCTTTTGCCAGATCTTGGTCCCCAGATGTGCGGAGGTGGATCCCATAGGCAGCTCATCTCAGCAGGCAAGAAGGTGGAGGATCAGCCCCATCACCCCCCTGAAAGAGAAATTGGAGGAACAAAGGAGACCCAGAGATCCAGGGAGTCACTCACCACGCCTGGCCGTGGGTAGGGCACCCTGCCCTCGTAGGCACCCCACTGGTGGTGGGGGCTCTCCCGGTGGGCAAAGGGCCCGTTGAAGACCTCTCGGATGTCAGCCATGCGGTACACACAGACAGCAGAGCCCTGGAAGACATGGCTGAAAGGGGATGGTGAATTGGTTGAGCAGAGCTGCGCTCAGCACCAGCGGCATTGGTGGGGGGCGTGGGAGGGCCAACACTTCCATCTAGACCAGAGTAGAGATGGCAAGGACTGgggagcagccagcagccacATGGTGATGGTGACTGGTCAGGCCATGGGTGGCTGCAGCTGGATGTCCCCAGAGGCTGGATCACCCACCTGATGGTGCTGAAGAGGGCGTAGACCTCCGGGCTCTTCCCATCCTTCGTCCTCAGCAAGAAGACATCCTCTGGGGTTGAAACCTTGGGGTTTCTTCTGGAAGCCTAGGGGCTTCCCGAAGCCACCAACTAGGGGACCAGCTCTAACAGGGTCCCCAGCTCTCTGCAGTCCTTACCAAGCTCATCGAAGTGGGTGTCAATGCCACCAGGCCCAGGGACAGAGCACACCAGCCGGGCTTTGTTGAAGGTACTCCACTTGTTAACCAGCACCCTCTGGCCTCCAGCATCATTCTGCAAGGACAGGGAGCATCAGGGCCACTGCTTTGACCTGGCACATCCATGTGCCCCATGATCCCCACCAGCATCTCACCACGCAGACCCGTGCCACGCGGCTGATGATGGCATGCTCCTTGCTGTCCgcctccaccaccttctccgTGAAGAAGAAATAGGCTTTGTCGTTGTCTCGGTCATTGTTGTCCGGGATTAAGTGTGCTGCCACAAATTtggggtctacaggaaagagCTGGCCATGGTCAGACGGGGGAAGATGGCATGGCCACCGCCTCTGGACCCCCAGCACCGTGTCAGGGCTGGATGCTGGCCAGGAAGACCCTCAGACCACGCTGCCCTGGTGTGTTTCCTCACTTGTGCCCAACACAGGGGATGTCGCCCCATGGCCAGTGGGTGCTCTGGCCACCACAAGGCTTCCAGTCCCTGGCATTAGCCCAACCAGGAGGGATGGTGAGGCAGAGAGGAGTCATTACCGTTGAGTAAGCGCTGGTCCACCTCGGTGCGCAAGGCCGAGCGGGCACCCATGCTGCGGAAGATGCCAGGATCGCGGCCCAGGAAATCTGCGGTGAGGCCAGCGTACAACTCCCCACCTGGCAAAAACATCCCAACGCGGGGCTGAGAGCCCACCCCAACTGCCATGGGGACCATCGCTGGTCCCACCAACCCAAAGGCTCTCAGGTCCCCAAGGAAGACAACCCACCGATGACCATGCTGGCGAAAGGCCGGCTGGGTTCATGCGGGCACCTGCCCCGGCCGGTCTCCACGCTGGTGGGGTCCAGGCTGAAGGTGTGCTGGGTGGGGAAGAGCAGGTAGGTGAGCCCCAAGCCATGCCCGGGGCTGGTGCTGCTCCCCGCCCAGCTTGCAGGTACCTTGCTGCAAGCATCCACAGCCCTAACACTCCCAAAAGGACCAGCTGGAAACGGGAGCTCTGCATTTGGGAGCAAGCCTGATGCTCTGAGGATGTGCAGGAACCAAAGGGATCTGCCAGCCCCACCACTTGCTTGTCAGCCTGGCCAGAGGCATCGCGATAGGGGAGGGAACGGGGGGCCCTGCCTTTTTGCCCCAGCCACCCTGATTTCTGAGCAACAAGCTGGGAGAGGATGAAATGCCACCTTGGCAGGACACCAGCCCCATGGGACATGTCTGGAAAGGTGATGCTAGGACAGAAAAGCGGAGGAGCTGGGTAGGAGGCAACACAAGGGCAAAGGGGCCACAGGGAGATGGTTCCTAACCCACCCCTCAGTAGTCAGCACAGGCCAAGCACCGCATCCGGCAGCCCCAcgcagttccaacccccccaggaAGGAGGCAGAAGATGGGGTTCTATCTCCCAGGGGTGTCCTCCCACGGGGGATGCTCAAGACGGGCACCTCCTTTTGGTGCTGTCCTACCTCACCGCGGAGCCCCACGTAGATGAAGGCACAGATGGGGTGAAAGGCACCTGTCCCACAGGCCAGCAAGTGCGTCCGGTTGTAGGGGTGCAGCACACGGACATAGTTGGCGCAGTCAGTCTTGGGGGACAGCAGGGGAGAGGAAGGCTCACAGTGAGCACCGTGCTTCACCCATCCCCAGCTCCCAACTCTGCCTTGAGCCCCCCAACAGTGGGCGAAccccagccctggctcctgGGCTGCTCCCAGGCTCCCTGCCTTCACCCTCGCACCAGGGTGGGAGATGGCAGCTTGCACTAACTCCATCTGCGTGGCCCCCAGCCCACTGCAAAGGGACAGGGCTGTTTAGTGGTCCTCCTGCCTctgagagcatccctggggaacCCATATGTGATCCAGGCAGCACCTGGGCAGCTCTTGTCCACAGGCACCCGTGTGCCCCCCCCAGCAATCCATCGCACACCCCACACTGGCCAGGGGGGCAAAGCCACCCGCCCAGCAGCTCCTACACCCAGCCCCAAACTCCTGGGAGCCCTCTTCTTCCCAGCGCCCAGGACGTGACCAGACGCAGGGATGTCCTTCCTTGCGTTCCTGCTTACACCACCgatgaaacaaaagaaggaaatgtaGGAGACAGAGACGGATACCCAAGGACATTCCTACAAGACCGCTCGGATTGCTACAGTCTGGGATTGTCCCCTTCTACCTGGGACCGGCAATGACACCCCTGGTGCTGCTCCTCTGACCTTGTGAGGTCCCTCCTGGCAGTTCCCACTGAAAAAGGGATATCATTCTTTTCCCACTTGAGCATCACCGCTGGCAGCTCggcagctcccccagccctgtcTGCCCCCCATCATCCTCCCCTGGCGGGACGGGAGGCCCCTCGTCTGCTGGGAACACCACCGCCGAGCTGCCCTGGGGGTTCCCAGCCTCcctgctgtttattttccctttgcaaaGAGCCTCTAAAATagcaagttaaaaagaaaaaatatgttcaagaaaaataaaaactcaagCCTGCCCCGGCTCGGATCTGTCGGCGAGAGCCTGTAAAATAAACACGCAGGGCAGGACGG
This DNA window, taken from Cuculus canorus isolate bCucCan1 chromosome 11, bCucCan1.pri, whole genome shotgun sequence, encodes the following:
- the SEMA3G gene encoding semaphorin-3G isoform X1, translating into MRVPVWLCWLGAALGAAGRSLPRLRLTYRELLSTNRSVLFVGHRGFLGFRTLYLDEYRDRLFIGGKDVLYSLLLDGASADAKEIYWPPLPGQTEECLWKGKDPGTDCANYVRVLHPYNRTHLLACGTGAFHPICAFIYVGLRGEHTFSLDPTSVETGRGRCPHEPSRPFASMVIGGELYAGLTADFLGRDPGIFRSMGARSALRTEVDQRLLNDPKFVAAHLIPDNNDRDNDKAYFFFTEKVVEADSKEHAIISRVARVCVNDAGGQRVLVNKWSTFNKARLVCSVPGPGGIDTHFDELEDVFLLRTKDGKSPEVYALFSTISHVFQGSAVCVYRMADIREVFNGPFAHRESPHHQWGAYEGRVPYPRPGVCPSKTTNQPRRQYGTTKDFPDEVLHFARAHPLMYKPVYPWHRRPLLVKTDLPYRLRQLVVDRVEAEDGQHDVLFLGTDAGSVLKVVVLQKTSSAMAEEVVLEEMQVFKVPVPITQMEISVKRQMLYVGSSVGVAQVRLHRCETYGKACAECCLARDPYCAWDGTACTRYQPSGKRRSRRQDVHHGNPVHQCLDQNLTVDDFENVEQKVLYGAEDNSTFLECTPRSPQASVQWFVQRPPDEQRDEQVKTDERILQTEQGLLFRKLHRHDAGVYYCKTLEHGFTQTVAKTVLEVITSKQLAHTFPRERGDERPPCPEPWMMPQAPKTWFKDIMHLVSSQNLRRVEEYCTRLWCGSHHHHRKSKLAQTKHALVGMDVGKKKRAAKPHSERARVPRQAAAT
- the SEMA3G gene encoding semaphorin-3G isoform X3 is translated as MRVPVWLCWLGAALGAAGRSLPRLRLTYRELLSTNRSVLFVGHRGFLGFRTLYLDEYRDRLFIGGKDVLYSLLLDGASADAKEIYWPPLPGQTEECLWKGKDPGTDCANYVRVLHPYNRTHLLACGTGAFHPICAFIYVGLRGEHTFSLDPTSVETGRGRCPHEPSRPFASMVIGGELYAGLTADFLGRDPGIFRSMGARSALRTEVDQRLLNDPKFVAAHLIPDNNDRDNDKAYFFFTEKVVEADSKEHAIISRVARNDAGGQRVLVNKWSTFNKARLVCSVPGPGGIDTHFDELEDVFLLRTKDGKSPEVYALFSTISHVFQGSAVCVYRMADIREVFNGPFAHRESPHHQWGAYEGRVPYPRPGVCPSKTTNQPRRQYGTTKDFPDEVLHFARAHPLMYKPVYPWHRRPLLVKTDLPYRLRQLVVDRVEAEDGQHDVLFLGTDAGSVLKVVVLQKTSSAMAEEVVLEEMQVFKVPVPITQMEISVKRQMLYVGSSVGVAQVRLHRCETYGKACAECCLARDPYCAWDGTACTRYQPSGKRRSRRQDVHHGNPVHQCLDQNLTVDDFENVEQKVLYGAEDNSTFLECTPRSPQASVQWFVQRPPDEQRDEQVKTDERILQTEQGLLFRKLHRHDAGVYYCKTLEHGFTQTVAKTVLEVITSKQLAHTFPRERGDERPPCPEPWMMPQAPKTWFKDIMHLVSSQNLRRVEEYCTRLWCGSHHHHRKSKLAQTKHALVGMDVGKKKRAAKPHSERARVPRQAAAT